A segment of the Panacibacter ginsenosidivorans genome:
CCGCCGCCCGCTTCACCGATCTGTATGATAAAAGACTTGGCGTCCGGTATGGTAAATTTTTCAAAGGCAAACACAGCAACCGCGCTGGAATTTGCTCTAACACGCTTATTGTTCCCTGCAGTACACACGGGTTTCATTTCCACCTGCTGCGCAGCAGTGCGTTTAGCGATCTTTTTGTCCTGTATGCTAAAGCGGATAAAATCAATATCATAATTGATGGAAGACACATTCTCCAAACTAAGCTGCAAGAACAACAGGTTTTCTTTGATATAGATCCCGCTTACAACGGCACGTATATCGCCCTTGTCATGGGCGATACCATGCACCAGCCGCCTGGCTTGCAATAACCTTTTGCTGATCCGCTCTGCAGAGGCAGGGTTCATCCGTCCGGAACCAAACGAGACTTCATTGCGGTTCACGGCCTGTGGTTCCGCAATATTATACACCGTCTTTGCAGGCATGCTATCATACAATACCGTAAAGGTGTACAGCTTGCCATCCGCCGTGATGACCGTAAGATTGGTTTCCCGGAAACCAGCGGTTGCAGCCTTTAAGAATAAAATATTTTCATTGTCAGGTGCCTTTTGCGCAAGGATGTCTTTGCTGCCGAGGTCTGCGGGTTTTACTGCCGCCGGGAATACCAGCGTCGTCGTTTTGTTGGTCGTTAATTGCAGTGTCGCATAGGTCACTGTTTGCGCCCTGCCCACCATCACCAATCCGCACAGGCAAAGCATGCCTATATATCGTTTCATAATTGTTGATTTACTGTTTGATTTTTAAAAGCACTTTGTACCCCGCTTTGAGGGTCACGCGCACGAGTTTTACTTTTTTACTAAAGAGTTCTTTGGCCGCGTTGATGCCGGCGGTGGCAGCCTGTGCCTCGATAGAAGGATCGAGGGTTGACAGGCTCATGGATTGCACGGAACTGTTGGCTGATTGTTTCGCCACCGTGCGGCCAATGGCACCTGGGATATAGACACCCGGTAAGCCATCCAGGTCATACACGTCCATGCCAACGGCATAGAGCACACTGTTGTAAGTGATTGAGGTAATGTCCACCTCCAATCTCTCACCGTTCAGTTTGCCGATGCCATACACGAGACTGTTTTTGGGTATGAGGTTGCCATTGACAGCGATATCATTCAGCAAACGCAGTTTGACAACCGCGCCGGCGACGATGGTTTGTGTCTCCGCGACAACAGCTTCGATGGCATGTTGTGATGGAACGGAAACAGTATTGTCAGCAATGCCATAAAAGCCGCTGCCGGTGGCGGTTTGCGCTTCGCCCAA
Coding sequences within it:
- the traN gene encoding conjugative transposon protein TraN; the encoded protein is MKRYIGMLCLCGLVMVGRAQTVTYATLQLTTNKTTTLVFPAAVKPADLGSKDILAQKAPDNENILFLKAATAGFRETNLTVITADGKLYTFTVLYDSMPAKTVYNIAEPQAVNRNEVSFGSGRMNPASAERISKRLLQARRLVHGIAHDKGDIRAVVSGIYIKENLLFLQLSLENVSSINYDIDFIRFSIQDKKIAKRTAAQQVEMKPVCTAGNNKRVRANSSAVAVFAFEKFTIPDAKSFIIQIGEAGGGRHLQLRVKNRNIIHAVPVDELRIRN